The Ectothiorhodospiraceae bacterium 2226 region GCGCGCTGCCGGCCCGCCTCGGTGCGTCGCCCAGCGCGTTGGTGGTGGTCTCGGCCCACTGGGAGGCGCCCGCCTTTACGGTGAATACAGCGCGGGCGCCGGGCCTGCTCTACGACTACACCGGCTTCCCCGCCCACACCTACCGCATCGACTGGCCGGCGCAGGGCGCGCCGGAGCTGGCGCAGCATCTGCGTACGCTGCTGCAGGCGGGCGGCTTCGCTACGGCCGTAGAGGAAACGCGCGGCTTGGACCACGGGGTTTTCATCCCACTCAAGATCGCGTTTCCCGAACCGGCCATGCCGGTGGTACAGCTTTCGCTGCACCAGAGCCTGGACCCCGGCCTGCACCTCGCCATGGGGCGTGCGCTCGCCCCGCTGCGCGACGAGGGCGTGCTCATCGTCGGCAGCGGGATGAGCTACCACAACATGCGCGGCTTCGCCTGGGATAACGGCCCGCCGAATGCGGATTCGCGGCGCTTCGATGACTGGCTTGCAGAGACCGTGCGTCTGGCTCGTCGCGAGCGCGAGGCGCGGCTAGCGGATTGGACCAATGCCCCCGGCGGCCGTGCTGCCCATCCCCGCGAGGAACATCTGCTGCCCCTGCACGTGGTGGCGGGTGCCGCGGGCGAGGACCCGGGCGAGCGCGTGCTGCGCGACGAGGTGATGGGCAGCGTGCAGTCGGCATTTCGCTTCGGCGCGCCGATCGCTGCCCGGTAGTCGGCACGTCTATTCGGGCGCTGCGGCCGAGGATTGCGCCCAGTCTTGCCGCTCCAGGCGAAAGATGAAGCAGTCGTCGCCCCCCATGCGGCGCCGCGCCGCGAAGCGGAACCCGAGCCTGACGTAGAAGCGGTGCGCGCGCTGGTTGCCGACCAGCGGATCGACCAGGACCGCCGTCACCGCCGGGTCGGCGAAGCACCGGGCGAGCGCCAGGCGCATCATTTGCGTCCCGAAGCCCCGGCCGAGAGCGGTCGGCTCGCCGATCCAGATATCCAGCGCCCGCACACCGGCGGGCAACGCACCCCAGTATCGGGTTGCGTCGCGGGCCGGATCGGTGATCTCGAGAAAGCCGATCGGGCGCCCCGCCAGCTCGGCGATGAAGCGCTCGATGCCGGCGGGCGGGTGCGCCAACTCCACCTCCCACGCCCAATCCTCGCCGCCGGTCGCGGCACGCACATGCGGCTCGCGGTCCCATTTGCGCAGCCGGGGCGCGTCCGCGGCGGTGGCCGGGCGTAGGCGAACCTCAGCGGCTGGCCATTGCATCAGTCTGACCGCGCGCTTCTTAAAAGCGGGCGCCTCTCCGGGTAGGCACTTTTCTCACTGAGGCGGCGCCCCTACGCCGAGGTTGTCGCACTCGGTCCACCAGCGCGTGGTGACCGCGGCATCCCGGAGCTGCTGCCAAACTCCTTCATCCTCCGGCTCGAGATCGAACGAGCAGAGGGTGCCGGCGGTCGAGCGCACCGTCGCCACCGTAGCGAACCGGCAACCATCGGGCACGATCTGCCCGTCGCTCTGCAGAAGCTGCTCGAGCTCCTGCTGGCTCTCGCACACCATGAATCCTTCAGGTTCCGCCGCGCCGACGTTGACCGCCAGTCCCGCAATGGCAACGGCCGTCAGTATGTTCCGCCAAAAAGCCATGACTCCCTCCCGTTCTTTCGTCTGCTAGTCGCCACCGCTCCCTGCTGGGACTGAGATCTCGCCGCTCGGGGCCTCACGCCCCTGCGGCACCACCCCGAGCACGTACCACCAATCGGTGACCGGCGAATGGCGGAAGATCGCTGTACGTTCACGCCCGCGAAACGTGTAATTCACCACGCCTTCATCGGCCGCCAACATTTCCTCGAAGGCGCGGATCAAATCCGGCTCCCCTAAGCGCCGCGGGTCCAGGAAGATCAGCCCCGGGTCCCAGTCCAAAGCGACTAAGGGAGCCCGGTCGAAGGAATAGAACACCGTCGATTCATCCAGCGACATCTGTTCTCGAATAAGGTCACTTAGCCGATCCAGATACACCGAGGCGCCGAGTACACCCACCACCGCCTCGTCGTCCCCCATCACCGGCACGGCGACAATCGCAACCGGCTTGCCCGTGGCTTTGCTGACGACCAACTCGCCGATGATCGTCTCACCCGCCAGCACGCGTGGAAAATAGCTGCGCTCCGCCAGGTTCCCCTCGGCCTTCCCCTCCTGCACGCTCCAGTAGGCGCCATCCGGCAGGGCAAACCAGTTGAGGGCAGACACGTTCCGCTCGGCGACGTCCGCGTAAGGGTCCTTGATTCGTCCCCAGGCTGCCGAGCGTGCGGCTTCGCCTTGCGCGAAGATGTGCAGCGAGTCGGCGACCTTGATCAGATGGCCGTCACTCAGCGCGATGAACGCGGCGAGCGCGACCTCGCCATCCACCGCGAAAGGCCGTTCCTGCGTCGCGTGCGCCGCCCCGCCGAGGACAACATGCAGGCAGGTGGCCAGCGCCGCCGCCCGGAACGTCGTGAACGTCGTGAACGTCATACGCCTCCCCTTCCGCCATGGTGACTTGTGGCGTCATGGCAAAGAATAGGCCAGGGGCGGGGCATGCTCTCGCTGCCCCACCAATGCCGGAAGGCGCTGTGCAAGCGCTGACGTAGGCCGGAGCACGCCCCCGGCCCATTGGCGCCCCTAGTCGATGTAGGTGAATCCCAGCGGGGCGTACACGGCATCGGCCCGTGACAGGTCGAGGAACAGCGTCACCGAGTCGCCGAGCCCCCGATAAGTCACCTCGTAACAATCGATGTCGGCGTCGGCGGCCGCGCAGTCGCCGGCGCGCCGAAACTCGAGCGGCTCGCCCTCGGTGCCGCGCAGTTGCTCCAGGTAGGCGCGCGGGAGCGCGGTGGTACCGACCGCGATGGGCTGTTCGGGGCTATAGCCGTACCAAGGATCCGAAGCCAGTCCTTGGATGCTCAGCGCCGGCACCGCACCCCGCTCCGCCCGGCGCTGCCGATCCTGCACCTGCAGGCCGCTCAGCATCACCGCCTCCATGGCCGCCGCTTCGAACGCCTCGGGGCCGGTGCCGAACACCAGCGCCGGCATCATCAACCCCGCCGCCATCGCCAACGATCTCTTCGCGTGCATCAGTCTTCTCCCTCTGCGACTGCGCCGACTCAGCGCAGCACCACCGCGCTTTCGAGCCGCGCCAAGTCGTTCACCACCCGCCATTGGCCACCGCTCTCCTCCACCCGCTGCTGCCAGCCGGCCAGGCGCTGGCGGTAGGCCTGCGGGTCGTTGTTGTCCCGGCGCTGGCGTTTCACGTTCACCGCGATCACCTCGATGGCCTCGAGGTTCACGCCGACACTGCGGTTCAGCCAGGGCGGCAGGTCCTCGTGCAGGTCCGAGAGGATGAACAGGTACCGCTGTCCGGCCTTGGTCTCGTTCAGGTAGTCCGAGGCCAGCAGCACCCCGCCGGTGATGTCGCTGTGATGGCTGGGCACCCGAAAGCGCTGCACGAAGGCGTCGAGCTGCGCCCGCACTTCCCGTTTCTGCCGCGTGGTGACGCTCGGCCGGTGGTCGAAGGTGGCGCGGGCAATGATGTTGCGCTCCGTGAAACTGCTGTTGTCGATAAAACCGATCCCCAGTGAATCGCCGCTTTCCAGGTTGGCCAGCAGGTAATTGGTCAAGGTCTGCGCCTTTTGCAGCTCCCCCGCGTAGTCGCTGGAAATATCGATCAACACAAACGCCGCGCGGCTGTTGTTGACCGGCTCGCCACACCCCGTCAGCGCGGCCGCGCTCAGGATCCCGGCGGCGAGCCGCAGCGCCCAGCCGCACACCCGACCGCCCATACGCTCATTCATCACGCTCATGGCTCAGGCCTCCCGCGTGTCGACCGCAAGGTCGTCGGCTTCGTCGTTGCGCTGGCGCCGCCGTGCCGCCTTCGAGGGACGCCCCTCCCCTGCCGTGTCGTCGCGACGCTGCCCGGCTTCGGCGCGGTACTGCTTGATCAAGCGTTCGATGCTGAGTGGCACCATCACGAAGATGTCGTACAGGTTGACCAGCATCTTGCTGAGGTGGTTGGCCATGCCGCCGCCCAAGCGCACCGCGAGACGCAGGGTGCGCAGCGCGCCGACCACCACCAGACCCAGCACCGTGCGCAGCGAATGTACGAAGGCCTCCAGCGGAATGGCCACGAAGGCGAGCGCGAACGGCAGCACGAAGCCGAGCACCAGTTGCCCGATCGACGGCACCCAGCGGAACTTGTCTTCCACTATCGCGGCGCCGGCGAGCGACTGCGCCAAGGCTTCGCGGTCCAGCGCCAGCAGGTCGCGCATGTAGGCCAGCGAGGCCTCGATGGCGGCGAAGATCACCAGGATGGTGAACGCGGCGATCGCCATGCGCTTGCGCATCCGATCATCCAGGCTGCCGATCATCGGAAACAGCCGCGTGATCTGCAGGGCTTCGAGCAGGAACAGCCCCATGGTGATTTCCACCATGATGATCACCAGCGCGGCGATGTCCGAGGTACGCACGCTGCCGATGTAGCTCGCGCCGCCCACCATTTCCGACATCGGCAACGCGATCAGGTGGAAATTGATGATGCCGCCGAACGCCGCAATGACGAGCACCAGACTGGCGATGAAAAACTGAGTCACCGACGAGGCGGTCAATGCGTGCACCGCCTTGTCTTCGGCCTTGCGCATGCTCTCGTAGGTCGCCATGTGGCGGTCGATGGTCTTGGCACGCTCGTCCAGGCCGGTGATGGTCTCCTGCACCTTGGTCATCGTCGTGCCGAGCGCGCGCCACGCCGGCTGCATCGCGTTCAGAATCCTGTGGCGCTCATTGGAGCTCTTCTGATAGGCAGCCAGGGTCTGCTGGTGCGAGGTCTCGACCGCCTCCTGGATATTGTCCAGAATCTTGACCATCGCCGGATCGCCCGAGCGCGGTAGCGCCGCGAGGGTGTCCACCACCTCCGCCCAGGCCGGTGCCAGCGGCGCATCCTCGGTCGTCGCGTGGTAATCTGCCTCGACCTTCTGCAGCGTGTCGGCCAGCTTGCGGTGCAGCTTCGGATACTGGCTGAGGTCGCGCGCGACGAGGGTGTGCACCCGGCTGAATTCGCGTTCGATCGCCTTTTCGGTCGCCTCGCGACCCATAGCGAGAAGCACGTCACGGTTTCGCTCCCGGACGCGCTGTTCCAATTGGCGAATGCTCCGTGCCGCGACGCGCGCCGAGCCGTACACGGCGCGGCCCGTGCCGCGCAGCAGCTGATGGGCGTGGGGCCGGCCCAGGTAGAGCACGGTGACGATAAGAACAAGCCAGATCGCCAACGAGAGCGCCGGCGAGGAAGACCAGATATAAAGTATGTCGGTCGACATAATGGCACCTTCTACGTGTGTTTGATTACGGTTTTTTGGCTTCCTGCCGTTTCGTCACACGCAGTCTCTCGAACGCCGGTGAAAAATTTGTGAGTGAATGACAGAAGGGGCCGCCCTCCTTAGGGGAGGCAAGGTCTCCGCAACGACGCGGCGTGTTGCCGCGCGAGGTCGGGTTGCCCATGGCTACGATTTTCTGGGTGGAAGACCAGTCGCACTGGATCGACAAGTTCCAGCCCGTGCTGGAAGCCACGCGTTTCGACGAGCAGCCCACCCGGTTGCAGGTCTTCAAGTTCGCCGAGGCCGCCTGCCAACACATCCGCCGCGCAAGCGCCGACAGCCGTCCCGACGTGGCGCTGCTCGACGCGAACATGAACGGCAACGACGCCGCGGGGTTTTCCGTCTCGCGCGCGCTGCAGGCCAAGTGGCCGGGCCTGCCCATCATCTATCTCTCCGAGCACAGCGGCACCGGCATCGAGCAGCAGGCCTTCGAAACCACCGGGGCGCGGGATTTCATCGCCAAGCACCAGGTGAACATCGAATCCGTATTGTGCTGGCGCATCAAGGCCGTGTTGCGCGAGCACAGCATGCGCGCGCCACAGGCCGCCGCCGCGGGCGATGCCCTGCGTAGCGGCGCGCTCTCCCTGGACACCACCACCTGGGAGGTCTACTGGCAAGGCACCAAGCTGATGAACCCCGCTAATCCGAAGCGCCCGCTGCCGCCCACGCCGCGCAAGATCCTGCGCTACCTGGTCGAGGCCGCGCCGGCCGCGCTCAACACCTTCCAGATCGCCGACAAGTTGGACGCCGATCCCGAGCATTTCTCCTACGCCAACTACCGGCAGCACATCCGCACGCTGCGGCTCGCGTTCGATCAAGCGATGGGCGGTGAGGGGCGCTTCCTGGCCCTTTGCAAGGCCGGCCAGGGCATCGCGACCTTCGGTGACGAAGGCGCGTACTGTTGGAAACCGATCGGCGAGGCGGACACATGAAACGACGCAACGACAAAGCGCCCGAGGCGCGCGTGCGCAAGGTCACCTTTGCCTGGCGCAGCGCGCTCGCTGCGCTCGGCGCGATGTGCTACCTGCTACTGCTCACCGATCCGGGTCTTAGTGGGTACTACGGCGTTCCCGACACCTGGTTGCAGCCGCCGATGAAATGGTGGGTGTTCGGGGCCTTCCTGGCGGTGGTGCTGCTGGACCTGTACCGCTATCGCCGCCAGTACGCGCGCCAAGCGGCGGATCTGCGCCGCGTGGATGAGCAGGTACGCGAATTGTGGGAGAGCAAGAAGCAACTGCAGCTCAAAGCGCACACCTACTCCGGCCATGCCGACAAGCTCAAGCTGTTCATCAGCGACAAGCTGCTGGAACACATCGAGTACGACGAGAAATTCCTGCACTTCAAGAGCATCGCCGCCGAGGTGCGCCACAACGGCGTGATCAGCTTCGACAAAGTGCAGACGGCCCTGCAACAGGCGGCAGCAGCGGCGGAGGTCTCGGCGAACACCGCCACCGCAGCAAAGGGCGGCGACGCGCCGGCGGCTGCGGATTACCAGGCGGCGCTCGATGCCATGCGCTATCTGTGGGACCTGCTCGACCTCTCCACGGCCGATAACCTTGCGCTGCACATCGGCAACCTGCTGTGCGAATGCGAGGAACACTACTACCAGCGCTTGTTGAACAGCGACGCGGCCGCGCCGTTGCCCTTCGAACCCGTGTACGCGCCCCAGCGCGCCGCGTGGCGAGCGCTGGCCCAGGTGTCCCACGCCGCGCTGCCGCCCCCGCCCGATGAGGGCGCTTACCTGCGGGACGACGGCCAATGGCATGTGCGCCTCGATCCGGTGGGCGAACTGCTCGGCAACGAGAATCACCTCGTGCTGCTGCTCGAGAATCTGCTCAAGAACGCCCAGTATTTTTCCGGCAAGCGCGGTTACAAGGCCGGCTTCACGCCGATCGCGCTCACGCTGGCGGAAGAACAGGGCCGGGTCTGCCTACGTGTGTATAACCGCGGCCCGCACGTCGCCGACGAAGACCGCCCCAACCTCTTCCAGCTCGGCTACTCCACCCGCCGCCCGCGCGAGCACCACGGCCGCGGCCTGGGCCTGTATTTCGTGAGCGAGATCGTCAAGGGCTACGAGGGGCACATCGCGGTGCACAACATCCACACGCCCGAGACGCAGTACGCGGTGCGCGTGGAACTCGCGAACGACGAGGTGATTACCGATTTGATCGATGTGGTGCTCGTAGAGGGGCGCCCGATGTGCCGCGCGGGCAGCGACACACCGGCGGAGGCACGCGAGTGGACCTTCAAGGCACCGCTACGCAGCGTGGAAGTCACCACCACCGGCAGCCGCAACACGCAGCGTCTGCAGGCGTTCGACGCCAAGGGCAAGCAACTGCGCTTCGATCCGGCGCATCCCGAGCGCCCGCGATGGCGGCTCGAATACGCGCCCAAACGCAATGCCCATCAGCTGCGTTTCGAAGCAATGGATATCGGCGGCGTCGAGTTTGAGATAAGACTGCCGACCGCCCGGCTACGCCTGGAAAGCAGCGAACTCGCGCAAGAGGAAGACTTCGAAGCGGAGGTTGAGCGCCTGGACGAGCGCCTGCGCGCCCACGCACCCTTCGATCCCGCGGTGTGAATGCGGGATTCCGGTGTGCCCCCCGTTCAACGACACAGCGGTGGCTCGCTTAGCCGCTCTGGGCGAGCCTTTCCAATGCTTCGACGTCGAGCACCGTAATCCGCTCGCGCTCCAGCCGTACCCAACCGCGGCCCTCGAAGCTGCGCAGCAGACGACTGACGATCTCGCGCACGCTGCCGAGGTCGTCGGCGAGCTTCTGGTGAGTCTCGGAAAGCACCGGTCCGCGCTTGACCAGCAACTGCGCCAGGCGTTCGTCGAGGCGCCGGAAGGCCACTTCCTCCACCAGCTCCATGACGTCCGCGAGGCGCGTGCCGTACATACCGAACACGAAGCGCCGGAAGGGCTCGGAGGCGAGAATCAGTTCATGGAACAGCGCCGAGGGGATACTGAGCAGCGCCGCGTCCTCCTTGACCACACCGGTGGCGGTGTACGTCAGACTTCCCAGCAGACACCCCCCCGAGAGTATGCACCCCTCCCCCGGCTCGACGTGATACAGCGCGATCTCGCGACCGCTGGGGGTCGCTTTCGCCACCCGCACCAGACCTTCCAGCAGTAACGGGAAGCCGCGGCAAGGCTGCCTGACGTCGAACAGCACGGTCCCGGCCGGCGCGCGCATGAGCGGCGCCGAGTCCAGGAGCCGTTCGAGCCGCTCGGGGGGAAGCTCGGCGAAGACCGGAAACTGCGCGAGCAGCGCCTCACGGAGCCACTCGCGCTCGTTCATCTGACCATCGGACATGCAGGAGACCTCTTATGAGCGCTCCAGTATATCCGACACGCCATTAGGCGCGCCTACGCTGCACCGGGCAGGTGTTGATGCCGAGTAGTGCATAGGGCGGACAGCTGCGAAGCAGGCCGCTCGCCAGCGGCAGAATGCCCAGCAAACCCCACCAACGTGCCGCGTCGCCCAGGATGAAGACGAGCGAGAGCACGGCGAGGCCGACCACGATGCGAAGCAGGCGGTCGATGCCGCCGACGTTGTTGATCATTGACTAAACCCTCTGCGGTTTCAGGATGCCGCTGAAGGTGCCGTGATCCGCGCGCCGCGTCTGTGACTTCAGTCCCCCAAGGCAGGCTGTTGAAACAAAACCGCCAATGCGCGTCTTTGGTCCAGCCCCACGGCGACAGCAGCGCCCGCTTCCACATCCTGCGGCGCGACGTCAGGACCTAGGGGACCCAAGTCACTGACCCCCGCGCCGGGCGAGGGGTAGCGTAGCCCCACCTGGTGCACTGAGGAAGAACCATGACGATCCGAAAACTCGCAGCGGCTGCTGCCGCCATCGGCCTGAGCATCGGCCTCATCGCGCCCGGCGCGGTGCTGGCCCAACAGCCTGCCACAGCGCAACTCACCGCCGACGCCGCGCAGCTGCGCATGCATGACGTCGGCGCCGGCCGCGCAGTCCCGGGGGAGGCCTCGCAACAACACGGCCACACCAGCCAGCGGCAGCTACACGCCCGCACTCCGGAGCAGACTCGCCAGCGGCAACAGACGCGCGAACGCGCCCGCGCTAACGAAGGCAGCTCGCGCGCCCAAGGCGGCATGAAGCATGAGCGCCAGCGTGCGCCCGCCGCCTCTGCGGGCCGCCGATAAGTCCCATATACCAATCGCACAAGGAGAAGACGATGCCTTTCGCAAAACAACTCAAGCACGCCTTAATCACCGGCGGCGTCCTGCTGACCGCGCTGCCTGTCCATGCCGGCGAGCTCAACGCACGTGAACAGGCGGCCCGCGCCGCCGCCGGTAGCTTCGTGCAGGAACTGGGCGGCGCGCTTCGCCAGGAAATGCAGCAAGGCGGCCCGGATCAGGCCATCCTGGTGTGTCGCGACGTCGCCCCGCATATCGCCGGCGAGCTCTCGCGCGCCAACGGCTGGCAGGTCACGCGGGTCGGCACCCGGGTGCGAAACCCCATGCTCGGCATGCCCGACGCGTGGGAGAGCGAGGTGCTGAGCGGCTTCGAGGAACGCGCTGCCGCCGGCGAGCCGTACGCCGAGATGGAGTTCGGGGAAGTCGTGGAGATCGGCGGCGCCGAGCACTACCGCTACATGAAGGCGATCCCGACGCAGGAAGCCTGCCTCACCTGCCATGGAGCGGCCGAACGCATCCCGACCGGCGTGAAGGCGAAGCTCGAGAGCGCCTATCCGCACGATCGCGCCACCGGCTACCTCGCCGGCCAGCTACGCGGCGCTATCAGCATTACCCAGCCGCTCGACATCCCGCTCGCCGCTAGCGCGGCGAAGTGAGCATTAAACCTCGAACCACAGGAGATTCGACCATGAACAAGCGCATTGCACGTTCCACGCTTCTTGCCGCACTCACCGCGGCATTCATCGCCCTGCCGGCCGCCGCGAGCGAGCCCGGCGATCCGCCGCGACACATCCCTTGGTCGTGGGACGACTACGAAGAGGCACCGCGGCCGACGCGCGCTGAAACGGAGCGGCAGCAGCCGTCCCAAAAAGGGCTAGCCCCGCAGTCGCAGGCCGATCAGCCGAGCCCCGAATTCGTGGGTGAACTGGGCTGGTAGCCCCAGTGCCGCGCGCCTGACGGCGCGCGGCATTCTTTTTGCCTAGCGGTGCGCGCACGGCGGCTAACTCGCCAGGCGTCAGGTCTTGAGGCGATACCCCGTGCGCAGGATCCACCACACCAGGCCGAAACCGAGCGCGATGATGCCCAGCAGCACGGCGAGGCTCACGCCCGGTGGCACGTCGCCCGTACCGTAGAAGGTCCAGCGGAAGCCGCTGATCAAGTACACGATGGGGTTGAACAGACTCACCGTGCGCCAGGGCTCGGGCAACATATCGATGGAATAGAACACCCCGCCGAGGAAGGTGAGCGGCGTCACCACCAGCAGCGGCACGAACTGCAGCTCCTCGAAGCCGCGCGCGATGACGCCGATAATGAACCCTACCAGGCTGAACGCCCCCGCGATCAGCACCAGATAGAGAACCATCCACACCGGATGCTGCACCTGCAGCGGTACGAACAAGCTCGCGGTGAGCAGAATCAGCAACCCGAGCAGCACCGACTTGGTGGCCGCCGCGCCGACGTACGCGAGCACGATCTCCACCGCCGCCACCGGCGCCGACAGGAGCTCGTAGATGGTGCCGGTGAACTTCGGCATATGAATGCCGAACGAGGCGTTGCTGAGGCTCTCGGTAAACACCGTGAGCATGATCAGCCCCGGCACGATGAAGGCGGCGTAGCCGACGCCGTCCACCGCCCCCATACGCCCGCCGATGGCCGCACCGAACACGACGAGATACAACACCGTGGTAAGCACCGGCGCCGCCACGCTCTGCCACAGGGTGCGCGCGAAGCGCTCCATCTCCGCGCGGTAGATCGCGCGCACGCCGTAGACGTTGAAACGCTCGGTGCTCATCGGCGCTCGGTCACCAGGTTGACGAAGATCTCCTCCAGGCTGCTCTGGCGCGTGTGGAGGTCGCGAAACTCGATGTCGAGTTGCGCGATACGGCGCAGCAGGGCCGGGATACAAGCCTGCTCCTCGCCGGCACCGAACGTCAGCTCCAACTCGCAGCCGCCGTTCTTCAGCGCGAGGTCCCACGCCTCCAGCTCGGGCGGGATCGCCTCCAGGGGCGCCGTGAGGTGCAGCGTCAGCTGCTTCTGGCCGAAGCGCTGCATCAGCGCATGCTTGTCCTCCACCAGGACCAACTCGCCCTTGTGGATCACGCCCACCCGGTCGGCCATCTCCTCGGCCTCCTCGATGTAGTGCGTGGTGAGGATGACCGTCACGCCGGTCTCGCGCAGGCGGCGCACCAGCGCCCACATGTCGCGGCGCAGCTCCACGTCCACGCCCGCGGTGGGCTCATCCAGAAACAGCACGCGCGGCTCGTGTGCCAGCGCCTTGGCGATCAGCACGCGGCGCTTCATCCCGCCCGAGAGGGTCATGATGTCCGCATCCCGCTTGTCCCACAGCGACAAATCGCGCAACACCCGCTCCAGATGGGCCTTGTCCGGCGCCAGCCCGAACAACCCGCGGCTGAAGCGCACCGTGTCCCACACCGACACGAACATGTCGGTATGCAACTCCTGCGGCACCAGCCCGACCATGGTGCGCGTGCGCCGGAAGTCTCTCACGATGTCGTAGCCACCCACCCGCACCGTCCCGCCGGTGGCCTTCACCGTCCCGCACACGATGCCGATCAGCGTGGTCTTGCCCGCCCCGTTGGGGCCCAGCAGCGCGAAGATCTCGCCGGGGCGGACGGCAAGGTCGACGCCCTTCAGCGCGCGCAGGCCCGAGCGGTAGGTCTTCTCCAGACCGCTAATCGCGAGGATGGGCTCCGCCTCGGTGCGCGCGGCACCGCCTGCGGAAACATGAGGCGCAAGAGATTGATCTTCCAAGCGGTCCTCCTTATCAGTCCGCCAGGATACTCAGTAAGGGGGGCTCAGGCCAGCCGTGGGAGGAGCGCCTCAAAACGAACAGCACCGACACTCGAAAAGCTGCCCGGGTCGACCTGAAGAAGTCATCCACGGAACCTCCCACGCCCTCTTCGTCGACAAACCCGAGGAGTTCAACCGCGTGCTGGGAAAGTTCCTCGCATCACTGCCGCGAGAGCGTGTGGGGCGTCTTCAGACCGCATGGAAAAATATCGGCTAACCAGGCATTGAACCGGCTGGCGCCCTCGCAGCAGGTCCACGCAATCGAGGGCTCGGCGCTCGCGCTCCTGCTCCGTTGTGCATCCTACGGTCTGAGCGCGGACCTGCCACGGCCGCATCGCTCAGGCCCGGGTGGTGCGCTGCAATCCCTCGATCAACAACCGGCATAGCGTCCGGCTCAGGGCATCGACCTGATCGCCCGCCACCAGCGGCGGCGGCAGTTGCCCGCCTGCCACCAGCATGGCGAAGCCGTGCGCCAGGCTCCAGGCGGCCAGCGCGAGCTCCTGGCTATCGCGCGCCTGCAGCAGGCCCGCCGCCCTACCGTTCTCGATGATGCGCAACAGGCCCTCGAACGCACCCTGGGCATCGGCCAGCATCTTCGCGTCGCAGCGTTCGGGCTCCAGCACGCCGCCGAACATGAGCTGCGTGATCTCGGGGTTGCGCACCGCGAGGTCCACATAGGCCCACCCGGCCTCCTCTAGCTGGCGCAGGGGATCGTCCGGATGGGCCGCCTCCGCGGCAGCCATGGCCGCACCGAGGCGCCGGAAGCCCTGGTGCGCAATGGCCGCCAGCAGCGCGTGCTTGTCGGCGAAGTGGCGATACGGCGCCGCGTGGCTCACCTTCGCCTGCTTGGCCACCTCGCGCAAACTCAGCGCGTGCGGGCCCTT contains the following coding sequences:
- a CDS encoding dioxygenase, encoding MAALPTVFIPHGAGPCFFMDWEPAGTWTRMADWLRALPARLGASPSALVVVSAHWEAPAFTVNTARAPGLLYDYTGFPAHTYRIDWPAQGAPELAQHLRTLLQAGGFATAVEETRGLDHGVFIPLKIAFPEPAMPVVQLSLHQSLDPGLHLAMGRALAPLRDEGVLIVGSGMSYHNMRGFAWDNGPPNADSRRFDDWLAETVRLARREREARLADWTNAPGGRAAHPREEHLLPLHVVAGAAGEDPGERVLRDEVMGSVQSAFRFGAPIAAR
- a CDS encoding acetyltransferase — its product is MQWPAAEVRLRPATAADAPRLRKWDREPHVRAATGGEDWAWEVELAHPPAGIERFIAELAGRPIGFLEITDPARDATRYWGALPAGVRALDIWIGEPTALGRGFGTQMMRLALARCFADPAVTAVLVDPLVGNQRAHRFYVRLGFRFAARRRMGGDDCFIFRLERQDWAQSSAAAPE
- a CDS encoding cache domain-containing protein, with the protein product MTFTTFTTFRAAALATCLHVVLGGAAHATQERPFAVDGEVALAAFIALSDGHLIKVADSLHIFAQGEAARSAAWGRIKDPYADVAERNVSALNWFALPDGAYWSVQEGKAEGNLAERSYFPRVLAGETIIGELVVSKATGKPVAIVAVPVMGDDEAVVGVLGASVYLDRLSDLIREQMSLDESTVFYSFDRAPLVALDWDPGLIFLDPRRLGEPDLIRAFEEMLAADEGVVNYTFRGRERTAIFRHSPVTDWWYVLGVVPQGREAPSGEISVPAGSGGD
- a CDS encoding VWA domain-containing protein, with translation MGGRVCGWALRLAAGILSAAALTGCGEPVNNSRAAFVLIDISSDYAGELQKAQTLTNYLLANLESGDSLGIGFIDNSSFTERNIIARATFDHRPSVTTRQKREVRAQLDAFVQRFRVPSHHSDITGGVLLASDYLNETKAGQRYLFILSDLHEDLPPWLNRSVGVNLEAIEVIAVNVKRQRRDNNDPQAYRQRLAGWQQRVEESGGQWRVVNDLARLESAVVLR
- a CDS encoding response regulator, which codes for MATIFWVEDQSHWIDKFQPVLEATRFDEQPTRLQVFKFAEAACQHIRRASADSRPDVALLDANMNGNDAAGFSVSRALQAKWPGLPIIYLSEHSGTGIEQQAFETTGARDFIAKHQVNIESVLCWRIKAVLREHSMRAPQAAAAGDALRSGALSLDTTTWEVYWQGTKLMNPANPKRPLPPTPRKILRYLVEAAPAALNTFQIADKLDADPEHFSYANYRQHIRTLRLAFDQAMGGEGRFLALCKAGQGIATFGDEGAYCWKPIGEADT
- a CDS encoding sensor histidine kinase — protein: MKRRNDKAPEARVRKVTFAWRSALAALGAMCYLLLLTDPGLSGYYGVPDTWLQPPMKWWVFGAFLAVVLLDLYRYRRQYARQAADLRRVDEQVRELWESKKQLQLKAHTYSGHADKLKLFISDKLLEHIEYDEKFLHFKSIAAEVRHNGVISFDKVQTALQQAAAAAEVSANTATAAKGGDAPAAADYQAALDAMRYLWDLLDLSTADNLALHIGNLLCECEEHYYQRLLNSDAAAPLPFEPVYAPQRAAWRALAQVSHAALPPPPDEGAYLRDDGQWHVRLDPVGELLGNENHLVLLLENLLKNAQYFSGKRGYKAGFTPIALTLAEEQGRVCLRVYNRGPHVADEDRPNLFQLGYSTRRPREHHGRGLGLYFVSEIVKGYEGHIAVHNIHTPETQYAVRVELANDEVITDLIDVVLVEGRPMCRAGSDTPAEAREWTFKAPLRSVEVTTTGSRNTQRLQAFDAKGKQLRFDPAHPERPRWRLEYAPKRNAHQLRFEAMDIGGVEFEIRLPTARLRLESSELAQEEDFEAEVERLDERLRAHAPFDPAV
- a CDS encoding Crp/Fnr family transcriptional regulator; this encodes MNEREWLREALLAQFPVFAELPPERLERLLDSAPLMRAPAGTVLFDVRQPCRGFPLLLEGLVRVAKATPSGREIALYHVEPGEGCILSGGCLLGSLTYTATGVVKEDAALLSIPSALFHELILASEPFRRFVFGMYGTRLADVMELVEEVAFRRLDERLAQLLVKRGPVLSETHQKLADDLGSVREIVSRLLRSFEGRGWVRLERERITVLDVEALERLAQSG
- a CDS encoding DUF2892 domain-containing protein, with amino-acid sequence MINNVGGIDRLLRIVVGLAVLSLVFILGDAARWWGLLGILPLASGLLRSCPPYALLGINTCPVQRRRA
- a CDS encoding DUF3365 domain-containing protein, with amino-acid sequence MPFAKQLKHALITGGVLLTALPVHAGELNAREQAARAAAGSFVQELGGALRQEMQQGGPDQAILVCRDVAPHIAGELSRANGWQVTRVGTRVRNPMLGMPDAWESEVLSGFEERAAAGEPYAEMEFGEVVEIGGAEHYRYMKAIPTQEACLTCHGAAERIPTGVKAKLESAYPHDRATGYLAGQLRGAISITQPLDIPLAASAAK